AGCTGCGGCGAATCGGGGGCGATCCGTGACGTGAGTGTCACGCCCCTGGCGCGGTAACGGGGCGCGAATGCCATCAGTGCGGCACCGACCACGTCGGCGGGCGCCGTCCAGCGTGCGTCGATCGCGGTGGTGCGGCGTTCTGCCGCTGCCAGCGCCGTGACGTCGTTGCTGAACCGGGTCAGCCGTTGGGTCTGCTGCCGCAAGGTGGCGATGGTTTTGTCATCAAGTGGCTGTACGTCGTCTTCAAGAGCTTCCATATATGCCTCGAGCACCGCCACCGGAGTCTTGATCTCGTGCGCCAGATCGGCCAGCATCTGGCGGCGGGTGTCTTCGATGGCACCGAGCTGCTGTGCCATCTTGTTGAATGCTCCGGCGACGGTGTCGAACTCCTTGCCCAGACCTGGCGATGCCACTCTGATGTCATAGCGGCCATCGGCAACGGCGGACGCGGCACGCGACAACGCTTTCGCCGAACGGTGTGCGCGGCGGCTGAAATACCAGCTCAGCGACATCGTGGCTAAAGCCGATACGGTCAGGGCGATGCTGACTGACACCGCCGTCGCCTCGCGGAAAGCGCGCTCATAGGGATGGCTTCCGTTGGCGCCGGGAACCACCGCGCGATCCATTAACTTTCGAATCATCGGTGGCCCGATCATCATCGCCACAACGATGGTGGTCGTCATTCCGACGACGACGACCAGCAGATTGGTCAGCAACAGTCGCAGTCCGATACCTGAACGGCCTACCGTCCGAGAGGCCGTCGTTGTGTTGCGTGACGCCATCACCGTGCGCCCATCCGATAGCCGATGCCGCGAACGGTCGTGACGTAGCGAGGCGTGGACGGATCATCGCCCAACTTGCGCCGCAGATGCCCGATGTGTACGTCCACGATGTTGTCAGCGCCAACCCAGGAGTCACCCCACACTGATTTGAGAATCTGGGTCCTGCTGAGTACGACGCCGGGACGCGCCGACAGCGCGGCGAGGAGATCAAATTCGGTTCGAGTGAGCGCGATAAGCCTCTTCTCGACGAATACCTCGCGACTGTCAATATCTATCTCTAGAGCGCCGAATCGACGTGGCGGAGAAAGCGTTTCATCGGGTCGTGCGGTCGCGTCAGCCGTGTGGCGGGGGCGACGCAGCATCGCGCGTATGCGGGCCACCAATTCGCGCGGACTAAACGGCTTCGTGACATAGTCGTCGGCGCCGACCGAGAGCCCGACCACGGTGTCTAATTCGGTATCGCGGGCAGTCAACATGACGACGTAGGCATCGGAAAAGGTGCGAAGTTGCCGACACACCTCGATACCGTCGGCGCCGGGCAGCCCAACGTCGAGAATGACCACATCCGGATCCACTTCCCGTGCCACGTCCAGCGCGCGACGTCCGTCATGGGCCAGGTGCACCTCAAACAATTCCCGCCGGAGATAGCTCGCGACGACCTCGGCCAATGACACCTCGTCGTCGACGACCAACGCCCGCAACTCGATCTCAGCCGTCGGGGTTTCGGTGGTCATGACCTCAATAGTGCCGTTCTCGCCCACCCGTCACCACCACGAGCCCCGGCGCGCGGTCGTTCTTTACCGAAGCTTCAGAATCCACTCACGTCGTCCGCGATCGCCTTGACGGCTTTATCGAAACGTCAGACGACGACCAACAGAAGATCATGCAGCGCTGTCAGGCTCGTACTGGTCGGAAATGGCAACGGGATTAGGCGATTACGACGAAGGGGGATGCCCGCCATTGTTGTCACCGCGGGTCCACGGTGATTCCCTGCCGCGGTTCTCCCCAGTACATCTCCTGTCGTTACGTCCTGTCGTTACGTCCTGTCGTCACGGCCACCGGCTGCAAAACACCAGTCACACGAGTCGAGAAAGGCAGTTCATGACCGTTTCAACAGTCGCCGGCAGCGGCTACGACCGCGCGGCCACCGCGATCACCCAGGCGGGGCAAAACTTCGCGCGTTACGGGCTGGCGCTCGTCCTGGCCTGGATTGGCGTAGGCAAGTACGTGAAAATGGACGCGAAAGTGCTCATTGCACACAGCCCATTGATGAGTTGGATTTTCGACTTTTTCAGCGCAACCACCGTCGCGCGTGCTCTGGGGACGATGGAGATCGTCGCGGCAATCCTGATCGTCGTGCGGCCGGTATGGCCGC
This Mycobacterium simiae DNA region includes the following protein-coding sequences:
- a CDS encoding HAMP domain-containing sensor histidine kinase; its protein translation is MASRNTTTASRTVGRSGIGLRLLLTNLLVVVVGMTTTIVVAMMIGPPMIRKLMDRAVVPGANGSHPYERAFREATAVSVSIALTVSALATMSLSWYFSRRAHRSAKALSRAASAVADGRYDIRVASPGLGKEFDTVAGAFNKMAQQLGAIEDTRRQMLADLAHEIKTPVAVLEAYMEALEDDVQPLDDKTIATLRQQTQRLTRFSNDVTALAAAERRTTAIDARWTAPADVVGAALMAFAPRYRARGVTLTSRIAPDSPQLWADPERLGQVLANLLDNALRHTRAGDQVNVTLVYSDHAVVIAISDSGDGVAPEHLPRLFDRFYRVDAARDRQHGGAGIGLSIARALVEAHDGHIDAHSEGPGKGCTFRVTLPRPAGRGSVVPRSTVNTSLTPVAPAWSVTNA
- a CDS encoding DUF417 family protein, with product MTVSTVAGSGYDRAATAITQAGQNFARYGLALVLAWIGVGKYVKMDAKVLIAHSPLMSWIFDFFSATTVARALGTMEIVAAILIVVRPVWPRISAAGSALAIVLFCGTLSFLFTTPGVVVGHAVGIPVLSAQPGQFLLKDLVLMGVAIWTLGDSLRAALAPTATKGFRTSAAVNH
- a CDS encoding response regulator transcription factor, which encodes MTTETPTAEIELRALVVDDEVSLAEVVASYLRRELFEVHLAHDGRRALDVAREVDPDVVILDVGLPGADGIEVCRQLRTFSDAYVVMLTARDTELDTVVGLSVGADDYVTKPFSPRELVARIRAMLRRPRHTADATARPDETLSPPRRFGALEIDIDSREVFVEKRLIALTRTEFDLLAALSARPGVVLSRTQILKSVWGDSWVGADNIVDVHIGHLRRKLGDDPSTPRYVTTVRGIGYRMGAR